A stretch of the Salvelinus fontinalis isolate EN_2023a chromosome 22, ASM2944872v1, whole genome shotgun sequence genome encodes the following:
- the usf2 gene encoding LOW QUALITY PROTEIN: upstream stimulatory factor 2 (The sequence of the model RefSeq protein was modified relative to this genomic sequence to represent the inferred CDS: inserted 2 bases in 1 codon; substituted 2 bases at 2 genomic stop codons): MDMLEQSLDSSKSHHSREAEEVLQLEKGVVMKEQTAVTIQSVQQAEAFADHNVQYQFRTEDSSLQLTYHVVXVTDDQLEAAGDGTGAVSVVSTAAFTGAQQAVASLVIQNPFSNGGSPAEEMVGEEMRFAYFSADTVRDEAAKAVSVQADPTFTQAGGHFNVMMSPPDVLQAGTPRTIAPRTHTYTRDLGEKXTLQHGSLNWKMDGPRAPXDMRRAQHNEMERRRKDKINSRIITLSKIILDCNIDSTKTGAKKGGILSKVCDYFWELRQNNQRLQDHFKEMLRVQADNQLLTQQVYNVYSAFGKYSDFFHILLRYNLILKWIK, from the exons ATGGATATGCTTGAACAGAGTTTAGACAGCTCTAAGAG tcatcat TCACGGGAAGCAGAGGAGGTTCTCCAATTGGAAA AGGGTGTGGTGATGAAGGAGCAGACTGCAGTTACCATACAGAGTGTACAGCAGGCCGAAGCTTTTGCGGATCATAATGTTCAATACCAGTTCCGCACTGAGGA TTCTTCACTCCAGTTGACCTATCATGTGGTCTAGGTTACAGatgaccagctagaggcagcagGCGACGGGACTGGGGCAGTCAGTGTGGTCTCCACTGCTGCATTTACTGGAGCACAGCAAGCAGTag cctctcttgtcatTCAGAACCCCTTCAGTAATGGGGGTAGTCCTGCGGAGGAGATGGTGGGAGAGGAGATGCGTTTTGCCTATTTCTCTGCTGACACAGTCAGAGATGAGGCAGCCAAAGCCGTGTCGGTGCAGGCTGACCCAACATTTACACAGGCCGGAG GTCACTTCAATGTGATGATGAGCCCACCTGATGTGTTGCAAGCTGGCACTCCACGGACCATTGCCCctcgcacacacacgtaca CCAGAGACCTTGGTGAAAAGTAGACTCTACAGCATGGCAGTTTAAATTG GAAGATGGATGGCCCACGGGCACC TGATATGAGAAGAGCACAACACAAtgaaa TGGAGAGGCGGAGAAAAGACAAGATTAACAGCCGGATCATCACTCTCTCAAAGATCATCCTAGACTGCAACATAGACAGTACTAAGACTGGAGCA AAGAAAGGAGGGATCTTGTCGAAAGTGTGTGACTACTTCTGGGAGCTGAGACAGAATAACCAACGACTGCAGGACCACTTCAAAGAGATGTTGAGAGTTCAGGCGGACAACCAGCTACTCACACAACAGGTATACaacgtatacagtgcattcggaaagtattcagactttttccacattttgttacgttacaaccttattctaaaatggattaaataa